From the genome of Ctenopharyngodon idella isolate HZGC_01 chromosome 23, HZGC01, whole genome shotgun sequence, one region includes:
- the nlrc3 gene encoding NLR family CARD domain-containing protein 3 produces the protein MARHDHIPWQEYCYLDLKSNAQKQETSKRMEDSGWLRRHQVLLQRFLSSSILVNVVHHMRKSDLLSAQEVGHIQEMGSLKDKVHLLVEFLSVTDPHGAALQAYLQSSHLTEYNLITVHDSVVRPHKDALLQRLKEDDNSFAQAGGNLHGSAFLLIECVSDLQQREHDLVQVSVNRGAGPLHGRALGLDKLIAPLTRVSTAPRVTLTVGVAGSGKSRMVHRFIRLWCSGKIYPELSLAIPIACWELSSFDRLSVERLLRLFVPYDNVDVIIFNESCKVLLILDGLEEFRQSLDFADAPPTSDPRREIPVSDLITNIVRGNLLPGATLWLLSRPGIGAKVPAGLVDRVTEAPPFSRTQIKDYINHCITNTLDEYSLSQESSSSQTYMPEDVSSQVWTYLNSQKPLLILSSVPAVCHIIITTISRLLKLESDSTPLPRTLTEVYAHYCWPQLSGSDLASGGIRKPLNTLGRLAFYSLLRRRHTFTEAELRTYGVDVPPQVGTLGHRILQRKQSWSSDSVVWQFTHTSVQEFLGALFYYVSSRRGMFDLFSESSVSWPRIGFHSHYRAALQKTNQSDAAAQGNLDLFMRFLSGLLSAAATALLGGPLGVSREEQVNQRTAATTLLQNTLTGTGGDAVSMRSVTMVTCLAELQQGEWLRSVEEDLMNCGLRGKLKGGVCSVLAYLLQVSDACTEETQLSNCLDSSSLKRLLPQLLYCSNLRMENNEFKEGAMELLGSLLSAKECHIQILSLADNLISSKGVKPLSRALLVNRTLTALDLRGNNIGAKGAKTLCEALKMNQVLVSVNLQSNHIEDEGARALAEVLQSNRKLTTLNLQKNSIGPEGVKKIADALTKNQTLQDLNVSSNHLGDLGTVALAQALMVNHVLHTLSLQSNSVSDRGIKALSHALQSNRGLSCLNLRENSIGVSGAKDIAKALKVNTSLKELDLTANLLHDEGVTAIAEAMRVNRAITSLHLQWNFMKAGAAKALAQSLMSNTCIQLLDLQENALGDNGVIALACALRSNSSLSVLYLQGVSAGKSGAVALANALVVNETLHTLDLRGNSIGMEGAKAFSSALKNNRSLRSLNLQENSLGMDGAIFVATALRGNHQLTYINLQGNGIGESGAKVVSDAIKAGTPDCVVDI, from the exons ATGGCTAGACATGACCATATCCCATGGCAGGAGTACTGCTACCTGGATCTGAAGTCCAATGCTCAAAAACAAGAGACTAGCAAAAGGATGGAAG ATTCTGGGTGGTTACGCAGACACCAGGTGTTGTTGCAAAGGTTCTTATCCTCCTCCATCTTGGTAAATGTGGTCCATCACATGAGAAAATCAGACCTGCTCAGTGCACAGGAGGTGGGGCACATCCAGGAAATGGGGTCTTTGAAGGATAAAGTGCATTTACTGGTTGAGTTTCTGTCTGTCACTGATCCACATGGCGCCGCCCTTCAGGCTTATCTTCAAAGTTCACACCTGACTGAGTACAACCTTATAACTGTACATG ACTCTGTAGTTCGACCACATAAAGACGCTCTTCTTCAGCGACTCAAAGAAGATGACAATTCGTTTGCGCAAGCCGGCGGTAACTTGCACGGTTCCGCTTTCCTCCTTATAGAGTGCGTATCTGACTTACAGCAGCGAGAACATGACCTCGTACAGGTGTCAGTCAACAGAGGGGCGGGGCCTCTTCATGGTCGAGCACTGGGATTGGACAAGCTTATTGCGCCGTTGACGAGGGTTAGCACCGCCCCACGTGTAACACTGACAGTGGGCGTGGCTGGCAGCGGAAAGAGCCGAATGGTCCACCGTTTCATCCGACTTTGGTGCAGCGGAAAGATCTATCCAGAGCTGAGTCTTGCAATTCCCATTGCATGCTGGGAATTGAGCAGCTTCGATCGGTTATCGGTCGAGCGCTTGCTGCGGTTGTTCGTTCCGTATGATAACGTGGACGTAATTATCTTTAACGAGTCCTGCAAAGTATTGCTTATTTTGGATGGATTGGAAGAATTTCGTCAATCGCTGGATTTCGCAGATGCCCCGCCCACTAGCGACCCTCGTCGCGAAATTCCAGTGTCGGACCTCATTACGAATATTGTACGAGGTAATCTTTTGCCAGGGGCAACGCTCTGGCTTTTGTCAAGACCTGGCATTGGGGCGAAAGTTCCGGCGGGATTGGTCGATCGTGTGACCGAAGCCCCGCCTTTTTCGCGAACGCAAATAAAGGATTATATTAATCATTGTATTACGAACACGTTAGATGAGTACTCGCTATCGCAAGAGAGCTCATCGTCTCAAACATACATGCCTGAGGATGTCTCCTCCCAAGTGTGGACTTACCTGAATTCTCAGAAACCATTGCTTATTTTGTCTTCCGTCCCCGCGGTCTGCCACATTATCATAACTACGATATCGCGCCTTTTAAAGCTGGAGTCAGATTCCACACCCCTCCCCCGGACTCTAACAGAAGTCTACGCCCACTACTGTTGGCCACAACTCTCTGGGTCAGACCTGGCCAGTGGCGGCATCAGGAAGCCGCTGAATACTCTGGGTCGTCTTGCGTTTTATAGCCTCTTACGGCGACGGCATACATTCACCGAAGCTGAATTGCGAACTTACGGTGTCGACGTACCACCTCAGGTCGGGACTCTCGGACACCGCATCCTCCAGCGCAAGCAAAGCTGGTCGTCCGATAGCGTGGTGTGGCAGTTCACGCACACGTCTGTGCAGGAATTCCTGGGAGCTCTTTTTTACTACGTTTCGTCAAGGCGTGGGATGTTCGATCTGTTCTCTGAAAGTAGTGTTTCCTGGCCCCGCATTGGCTTCCACAGCCACTACCGTGCTGCGCTGCAGAAAACCAACCAATCGGACGCTGCCGCGCAAGGCAACCTCGACCTCTTCATGCGCTTCCTGTCAGGGCTGCTGTCTGCGGCAGCCACCGCTTTGCTAGGTGGTCCTCTGGGCGTTTCCCGCGAGGAGCAGGTGAACCAGCGCACCGCGGCGACAACTTTGCTTCAGAATACACTGACGGGGACAGGAGGCGACGCTGTAAGCATGCGCAGCGTCACAATGGTGACGTGTTTGGCGGAGCTGCAACAAGGGGAGTGGCTACGGTCAGTAGAGGAGGATCTCATGAACTGTGGCCTGCGGGGAAAGTTAAAGGGCGGAGTTTGTTCTGTGCTAGCTTACTTGTTGCAAGTATCAGATGCATGTACAGAAGAAACGCAGCTGTCTAATTGCCTAGACTCCTCCTCCCTGAAGAGGCTCCTCCCACAGCTGCTGTACTGCAGTAATCTGAG AATGGAAAACAATGAATTTAAGGAAGGCGCAATGGAGCTGTTGGGAAGTCTGTTGAGTGCCAAAGAGTGCCATATTCAGATTCTCAG TCTGGCTGACAACTTAATCAGCAGTAAAGGAGTTAAACCACTCAGTCGGGCTCTACTCGTCAACCGAACCCTCACAGCCCTGGA CCTCCGTGGCAACAACATCGGCGCCAAGGGAGCAAAGACGTTGTGCGAGGCACTAAAAATGAACCAGGTCCTCGTGTCAGTCAA TTTGCAGAGTAACCACATAGAGGATGAAGGTGCTCGTGCGCTGGCGGAGGTTCTTCAATCAAACCGAAAGCTCACCACATTGAA tcttcagaagaacagcatcgGACCAGAAGGAGTGAAAAAAATCGCAGACGCCCTCACAAAGAATCAAACTCTTCAGGATCTCAA TGTATCCAGCAATCATCTGGGTGATTTGGGAACAGTGGCTCTGGCTCAAGCACTTATGGTCAACCATGTTCTCCACACGCTCAG TCTTCAGAGTAACTCTGTGAGTGATAGAGGCATTAAAGCGCTCTCTCACGCTCTTCAGTCAAACCGAGGACTCAGCTGTCTGAA TCTAAGGGAGAATTCAATAGGAGTTTCTGGTGCCAAAGACATCGCCAAAGCCTTAAAAGTCAACACTTCTCTTAAAGAGCTTGA tctGACCGCTAATCTTCTTCATGATGAGGGGGTGACGGCCATCGCTGAAGCCATGAGGGTCAACAGAGCGATCACCTCCTTACA tctCCAGTGGAACTTCATGAAGGCTGGAGCAGCTAAAGCTTTAGCACAGTCTCTCATGAGCAACACCTGCATCCAGCTGCTGGA TCTGCAGGAGAACGCTCTCGGTGATAATGGAGTCATTGCTCTGGCCTGTGCTCTGAGGTCAAACTCTTCTCTCAGTGTGCTCTA tcTTCAGGGTGTATCAGCAGGTAAATCAGGGGCTGTTGCACTAGCCAATGCTCTGGTGGTCAATGAAACCCTTCATACACTAGA tcTGCGTGGCAACTCTATTGGGATGGAAGGAGCGAAGGCGTTTTCCAGCGCTCTGAAGAACAACAGGAGCTTGAGAAGTCTGAA TCTACAGGAGAATTCTCTGGGGATGGACGGAGCG